A section of the Streptomyces sp. NBC_01591 genome encodes:
- a CDS encoding DUF397 domain-containing protein, whose protein sequence is MRHTPELSTARWRKSSYSNTNGGECVEIADDFPGIIPVRDSKNPTGPALLIPAPAWSDFIASLK, encoded by the coding sequence ATGCGACACACCCCCGAGCTGAGCACCGCCCGCTGGCGCAAGAGCAGCTACAGCAACACCAACGGGGGCGAGTGCGTCGAGATCGCCGACGACTTCCCCGGCATCATCCCCGTGCGCGACAGCAAGAACCCCACCGGCCCCGCACTCCTCATCCCCGCCCCGGCCTGGAGCGACTTCATCGCCTCCCTCAAGTAG
- the pspAA gene encoding PspA-associated protein PspAA, which produces MIVRIMGEGQVALADSHLAELDGLDDELLAEVERGDGPGFRTTLHALLARVRELGTALPDDSLEPSELILPSSDATLEEVRAMLRDDGLIPG; this is translated from the coding sequence ATGATCGTACGGATCATGGGGGAGGGCCAGGTCGCACTGGCCGACAGTCATCTCGCCGAGCTCGACGGGCTCGACGACGAACTGCTCGCCGAAGTGGAGCGCGGTGACGGACCGGGCTTCCGCACCACCCTCCACGCGCTCCTGGCAAGGGTGCGCGAGCTCGGCACTGCGTTGCCGGACGACTCCCTGGAGCCGTCCGAGCTGATCCTGCCGTCGTCCGACGCGACCCTCGAAGAGGTGCGCGCCATGCTCCGCGACGACGGTCTGATTCCCGGCTGA
- a CDS encoding PspA/IM30 family protein, protein MKRMGMIFRAKANKALDRAEDPRETLDYSYQKQLELLQKVRRGVADVATSRKRLELQLNQLQGQSSKLEDQGRKALALGREDLAREALSRRAALQQQVTDLETQHTTLQGEEEKLTLAAQRLQAKVDAFRTKKETIKATYTAAQAQTRIGEAFSGISEEMGDVGLAIQRAEDKTQQMQARAGAIDELLASGALDDPTGTAKDDIAAELDRISGGTDVELELQRMKAELAGGSTQQQAIEGGPQDAAQQQSSQSPHRFDKS, encoded by the coding sequence ATGAAGCGTATGGGGATGATCTTCCGCGCGAAGGCAAACAAGGCCCTTGACCGGGCCGAGGATCCGCGCGAGACCCTCGATTACTCGTACCAGAAGCAGCTCGAACTGCTTCAGAAGGTACGTCGCGGTGTCGCCGACGTGGCGACCTCGCGCAAGCGGCTGGAGTTGCAGCTGAACCAGCTGCAGGGCCAGTCGTCCAAGCTGGAGGACCAGGGCCGCAAGGCGCTCGCGCTCGGCCGCGAGGACCTGGCCCGTGAGGCGCTGTCCCGGCGCGCCGCCCTCCAGCAGCAGGTCACCGACCTGGAGACGCAGCACACCACGCTGCAGGGCGAGGAGGAGAAGCTCACTCTCGCGGCGCAGCGGCTGCAGGCCAAGGTCGATGCCTTCCGTACCAAGAAGGAGACCATCAAGGCCACCTACACCGCCGCCCAGGCGCAGACCCGCATCGGCGAGGCCTTCTCCGGGATCTCCGAGGAGATGGGCGACGTCGGCCTGGCGATCCAGCGGGCCGAGGACAAGACCCAGCAGATGCAGGCCCGGGCCGGCGCGATCGACGAGCTGCTCGCATCCGGCGCCCTGGACGACCCGACCGGGACGGCGAAGGACGACATCGCCGCCGAGCTCGACCGGATCTCCGGTGGTACGGATGTGGAGCTGGAGCTGCAGCGCATGAAGGCCGAGCTGGCCGGCGGCTCCACCCAGCAGCAGGCGATCGAGGGCGGCCCGCAGGATGCCGCTCAGCAGCAGTCGTCGCAGTCCCCGCACAGGTTCGACAAGAGTTGA
- a CDS encoding DUF3043 domain-containing protein yields MFRSRSKEEKAPTGKVTADLSKQPRDPQAPKGRPTPKRSDAQSQRRRASSGAPLDRKEAMKRQREARRVDMAKQREALASGDERYLPARDKGPVRRFVRDYVDSRFCIAEFFLPLAVIILILSVIQVQNIQNISLLLWLVVIVLIVVDSIGLSIRLKKQLNQRFPDTPKRGAVAYGLMRTLQMRRLRLPKPQVKRGERP; encoded by the coding sequence GTGTTCCGTAGCCGTTCGAAGGAAGAGAAGGCGCCCACCGGCAAGGTGACGGCGGACCTCTCCAAGCAGCCCCGCGACCCGCAGGCCCCCAAAGGTCGCCCCACCCCCAAGCGCAGCGATGCCCAGTCGCAGCGCCGTCGCGCCTCCAGTGGCGCGCCGCTCGACCGCAAGGAGGCCATGAAGCGGCAGCGCGAAGCTCGCCGTGTGGACATGGCCAAGCAGCGCGAGGCGCTCGCCAGTGGCGACGAGCGCTATCTGCCGGCTCGCGACAAGGGCCCGGTGCGGCGCTTCGTCCGCGACTACGTGGACTCGCGTTTCTGCATCGCGGAGTTCTTCCTGCCGCTCGCTGTGATCATTCTGATTCTCAGCGTGATCCAGGTGCAGAACATCCAGAACATCTCGCTGCTGCTCTGGCTCGTCGTGATCGTGCTGATCGTCGTCGACTCGATCGGTCTCTCGATCCGCCTCAAGAAGCAGCTCAACCAGCGCTTCCCCGATACGCCCAAGCGCGGCGCGGTCGCCTACGGCCTGATGCGCACGCTTCAGATGCGTCGCCTCCGGCTGCCGAAGCCGCAGGTCAAGCGGGGAGAGCGGCCCTGA
- a CDS encoding response regulator transcription factor → MTPPIKVLLVDDQALLRSAFRVLVDSEADMEVVGEAADGAQAVELARSTRADVVLMDIRMPGTDGLTATRMISADPELAGVRVVMLTTFEVDEYVVQSLRAGASGFLGKGAEPEELLNAIRIAAGGEALLSPAATKGLIATFLAQGGSSEGDGPSAAEYSERLAALTGREREVLVLVAGGHSNDEIAERLVVSPLTVKTHVNRAMAKLGARDRAQLVVIAYESGLVRPRVE, encoded by the coding sequence ATGACACCGCCCATCAAGGTGCTGCTCGTCGACGACCAGGCGCTGCTGCGCAGCGCGTTCCGGGTGCTGGTCGACTCGGAGGCCGACATGGAGGTGGTCGGCGAGGCGGCGGACGGCGCGCAGGCCGTGGAGCTCGCCCGCTCGACCCGCGCCGACGTGGTGCTGATGGACATCCGGATGCCCGGTACGGACGGACTCACCGCGACCCGGATGATCAGTGCCGATCCGGAACTGGCCGGGGTACGGGTCGTCATGCTCACCACCTTCGAGGTGGACGAGTACGTGGTGCAGTCGCTGCGGGCCGGGGCGTCCGGCTTCCTGGGCAAAGGGGCGGAACCGGAAGAACTGCTCAATGCCATCCGTATCGCCGCGGGAGGCGAGGCGCTGCTCTCACCCGCCGCGACCAAGGGCCTGATCGCCACCTTCCTCGCGCAGGGCGGCAGTTCGGAGGGGGACGGGCCGAGCGCCGCGGAGTACTCCGAGCGGCTGGCCGCGCTCACCGGCCGCGAGCGCGAGGTGCTCGTTCTGGTCGCGGGCGGCCACTCCAACGACGAGATCGCCGAGCGGCTCGTCGTCAGCCCGCTCACCGTCAAGACCCATGTGAACAGGGCGATGGCGAAACTGGGGGCCAGGGACCGGGCGCAATTGGTGGTAATTGCCTACGAATCCGGCCTGGTGCGCCCCAGGGTGGAGTGA
- a CDS encoding sensor histidine kinase: MTTLGTGVLRVRHWLRDHPLALDAALALAVLVAMIVGSFVHPRPGEGPSLGTRPPAASGVLLMVAGAVALIWRRRNPMVVLAVTAGLTVVELVKSDPPAPVVMSTVIALYTVAARTDRPTTWRVGLLTVAVLTAAAMLFGAAPWYSQQNFGVLAWTGMACAAGDAVRSRRAFVGAIRERAERAERTRDEEARRRVAEERLRIARDLHDVVAHHIALVNVQAGVAAHVMDKRPDQAKEALAHVREASRSALNELRATVGLLRQSGDPEAPTEPAPGLAVLDELVDTVRRAGLPVEVACTDRRPPLPAAVDLAAYRVIQEALTNVRKHAGPGAKAEVSVVRVGATAEITVIDNGFGGGGCVGDGDGDGGGHGLLGMRERVTALGGTLTAGPRYGGGFRVHAILPVEARTAESGEPGAAGRTGEDV; the protein is encoded by the coding sequence GTGACCACCCTCGGAACCGGGGTTCTGCGCGTCCGGCACTGGCTGCGCGACCATCCCCTCGCGCTGGACGCCGCGCTGGCCCTGGCCGTGCTGGTGGCGATGATCGTCGGGTCGTTCGTCCACCCGCGCCCGGGGGAGGGGCCCTCCCTCGGAACCCGCCCGCCCGCGGCGAGCGGCGTGCTGCTGATGGTGGCCGGTGCCGTGGCGCTCATCTGGCGGCGGCGCAATCCCATGGTGGTGCTCGCGGTCACCGCCGGGCTGACCGTCGTCGAGCTGGTGAAGTCCGACCCGCCCGCACCCGTGGTCATGAGCACCGTCATCGCGCTGTACACCGTCGCCGCCCGCACCGACCGGCCCACCACCTGGCGGGTCGGTCTGCTGACGGTGGCCGTGCTGACGGCCGCGGCGATGCTCTTCGGCGCGGCGCCCTGGTACAGCCAGCAGAACTTCGGCGTCCTCGCCTGGACCGGCATGGCCTGTGCGGCGGGGGACGCCGTGCGCTCCAGGCGCGCCTTCGTCGGCGCGATCAGGGAACGCGCCGAACGGGCCGAACGCACCCGCGACGAGGAGGCCCGGCGGCGGGTCGCCGAGGAACGGCTGCGGATCGCCCGCGATCTCCACGATGTCGTCGCCCACCACATCGCCCTGGTCAACGTCCAGGCCGGGGTGGCCGCCCACGTCATGGACAAGCGCCCCGACCAGGCCAAGGAGGCGCTGGCCCACGTCCGGGAGGCCAGCCGCTCCGCGCTCAACGAACTGCGGGCCACCGTCGGGCTGTTGCGTCAGTCCGGCGACCCGGAGGCGCCGACCGAACCCGCACCGGGGCTCGCCGTCCTCGACGAACTGGTCGACACCGTCCGCCGGGCCGGGCTCCCCGTCGAGGTGGCCTGCACCGACCGGCGGCCCCCGCTGCCCGCGGCCGTCGACCTGGCCGCGTACCGGGTCATCCAGGAGGCGCTGACCAACGTCCGCAAACATGCGGGCCCCGGGGCCAAGGCCGAGGTGAGCGTCGTACGGGTCGGGGCCACGGCCGAGATCACGGTGATCGACAACGGCTTCGGCGGGGGCGGCTGTGTCGGCGACGGCGACGGCGACGGCGGCGGTCACGGTCTGCTCGGCATGCGCGAACGCGTCACCGCGCTCGGCGGCACCCTCACCGCCGGGCCCCGCTACGGCGGCGGATTCCGGGTCCATGCGATCCTGCCCGTCGAGGCCCGCACGGCGGAGTCCGGGGAGCCGGGCGCGGCGGGCCGGACGGGGGAAGACGTATGA
- a CDS encoding efflux RND transporter permease subunit, protein MSWLSRFSLAQRALIGLISIVALVFGAIAIPQLKQQLLPTIELPMVSVIAPYQGASPDVVEKQVVEPLENSVKAVDGVTGITSTASEGSAVIMASFDFGSEGTKQLVADIQQAVNRARAQLPDDVDPQVIAGSTDDIPAVVLAVTSDKDQQALADQLDRTVVPALEDISGVGQVSIDGVQDLQVSITPDDEKLAAAGLNAMTLSQALQAGGATVPAGSFSESGKSRTVQVGGAFTSLKQIEDLRVTGQDPATGKPGEPVRVGDVAKVKQEPSTAVSITRTNGKPSLAVMATMDKDGSAVAISDAVKDKLPDLRKDLGAGAELTVVSDQGPAVSKAISGLTTEGALGLLFAVIVILVFLASLRSTLVTAVSIPLSVVLALIVLWTRDLSLNMLTLGALTIAIGRVVDDSIVVLENIKRHLGYGEERQSAITTAVKEVAGAVTSSTLTTVAVFLPIGLVGGMVGELFGSFSLTVTAALLASLLVSLTVVPVLSYWFLRAPKGATENPDEARRKAEEKEARSRLQRLYVPVLRFATRRRITSIVIAVAVLFGTFGMAPLLKTNFFDQGEQEVLSIKQELTPGTSLAAADKAAKKVEKVLAADKGVKDYQVTVGSSGFMAAFGGGTGANQASYQVTLKDSGDFDATQKRIDTALGKLDGIGDTTIAAGDGFGSQDLSVVVKAADADVLKKASEEVRAEVAELKDVTDVQSDLAQSVPRISVKGNAKAAEAGFNQTTLGAAVAGAVRGTPSGKAIMDDTERDVVIKSAHPATTMAELKNLPLGPVKLGQIADVELVPGPVSMTRIDGQRAATITAKPTGDDTGAVSSALQKKIDALKLPDGATATIGGVSEDQSDSFKKLGLAMLAAIAIVFMLLVATFRSLIQPLILLVSVPFAATGAIGLLVITGTPMGIPAMIGMLMLIGIVVTNAIVLIDLINQYRAQGMGVVEAVVEGGRHRLRPILMTALATIFALLPMALGVTGEGGFISQPLAVVVIGGLVTSTLLTLLLVPTLYSMVELRKERRAKKKALKRAKKAGVPAPSESAESDETRTAEPSGV, encoded by the coding sequence ATGTCCTGGCTGTCCAGATTCAGCCTCGCGCAACGGGCCCTGATCGGACTGATCTCGATCGTCGCGCTCGTATTCGGAGCGATCGCGATCCCGCAGCTCAAGCAGCAGCTGCTGCCCACCATCGAACTCCCGATGGTGTCGGTAATCGCCCCCTACCAGGGTGCGTCCCCCGATGTGGTCGAGAAGCAGGTCGTCGAGCCGCTCGAGAATTCCGTCAAGGCCGTCGACGGCGTCACCGGTATCACCTCGACCGCCAGCGAGGGCAGCGCCGTCATCATGGCGTCCTTCGACTTCGGCAGCGAGGGCACCAAGCAGCTCGTCGCCGACATCCAGCAGGCGGTGAACCGCGCCCGCGCCCAGCTGCCCGACGACGTCGACCCGCAGGTCATCGCCGGCTCGACGGACGACATCCCGGCCGTCGTCCTCGCCGTCACCTCCGACAAGGACCAGCAGGCGCTCGCCGACCAGCTGGACCGCACGGTCGTCCCCGCCCTGGAAGACATCAGCGGCGTCGGCCAGGTCTCCATCGACGGTGTGCAGGACCTCCAGGTCTCCATCACCCCCGACGACGAGAAGCTCGCCGCCGCCGGTCTGAACGCCATGACGCTCTCCCAGGCGCTCCAGGCGGGCGGCGCGACCGTCCCCGCCGGTTCCTTCTCCGAGTCGGGCAAGAGCCGCACCGTCCAGGTCGGTGGGGCCTTCACCTCCCTGAAGCAGATCGAGGACCTGCGGGTCACCGGTCAGGACCCGGCCACGGGCAAGCCCGGCGAGCCGGTCCGCGTCGGTGACGTCGCCAAGGTGAAGCAGGAGCCGTCCACCGCGGTCTCCATCACCCGCACCAACGGCAAGCCGAGCCTCGCCGTCATGGCCACGATGGACAAGGACGGCAGTGCCGTCGCCATCTCGGACGCGGTCAAGGACAAGCTCCCCGACCTCCGCAAGGACCTCGGCGCCGGTGCCGAACTGACCGTCGTCTCCGACCAGGGCCCCGCCGTCTCCAAGGCGATCTCCGGTCTGACCACCGAGGGCGCGCTCGGTCTGCTCTTCGCCGTCATCGTGATCCTGGTCTTCCTCGCGTCGCTGCGCTCGACCCTGGTCACCGCGGTCTCCATCCCGCTCTCCGTGGTCCTCGCGCTGATCGTGCTCTGGACCCGTGACCTCTCGCTCAACATGCTCACGCTGGGCGCGCTGACCATCGCGATCGGCCGCGTCGTCGACGACTCGATCGTGGTCCTGGAGAACATCAAGCGTCACCTCGGCTACGGCGAGGAGCGCCAGTCGGCTATCACCACCGCGGTGAAGGAAGTGGCCGGCGCGGTCACCTCCTCGACCCTCACCACGGTCGCCGTATTCCTGCCGATCGGTCTCGTCGGCGGCATGGTCGGCGAGCTCTTCGGCTCCTTCTCGCTGACCGTCACCGCGGCCCTGCTGGCATCCCTGCTGGTCTCGCTGACCGTCGTCCCCGTCCTGTCGTACTGGTTCCTGCGCGCCCCGAAGGGCGCCACGGAGAACCCGGACGAGGCCCGTCGCAAGGCCGAGGAGAAGGAGGCCCGCAGCCGGCTCCAGCGGCTGTACGTCCCGGTGCTGCGCTTCGCGACCCGGCGCCGTATCACCAGCATCGTCATCGCCGTCGCCGTGCTCTTCGGCACCTTCGGCATGGCCCCGCTGCTGAAGACCAACTTCTTCGACCAGGGCGAGCAGGAAGTCCTCTCCATCAAGCAGGAGCTGACCCCCGGCACCAGCCTGGCGGCCGCCGACAAGGCGGCCAAGAAGGTCGAGAAGGTCCTCGCCGCCGACAAGGGCGTCAAGGACTACCAGGTCACCGTCGGCTCGTCCGGCTTCATGGCGGCCTTCGGCGGCGGCACGGGCGCCAACCAGGCCTCGTACCAGGTCACCCTGAAGGACTCGGGCGACTTCGACGCCACGCAGAAGCGCATCGACACGGCGCTCGGCAAGCTCGACGGCATCGGTGACACCACCATCGCCGCGGGCGACGGCTTCGGCAGCCAGGACCTCAGCGTCGTGGTCAAGGCCGCCGACGCGGACGTGCTGAAGAAGGCGTCCGAAGAGGTACGGGCCGAGGTGGCCGAGCTCAAGGACGTCACCGACGTCCAGAGCGACCTCGCGCAGAGCGTCCCGCGGATCTCGGTCAAGGGCAACGCCAAGGCCGCGGAGGCCGGTTTCAACCAGACCACGCTCGGCGCGGCCGTCGCCGGAGCGGTGCGCGGCACCCCGTCCGGCAAGGCGATCATGGACGACACCGAGCGCGACGTCGTCATCAAGTCCGCCCACCCGGCCACCACGATGGCCGAGCTGAAGAACCTTCCCCTCGGCCCGGTGAAGCTCGGACAGATCGCCGACGTCGAGCTGGTCCCCGGCCCGGTCTCCATGACCCGGATCGACGGCCAGCGCGCCGCGACCATCACCGCCAAGCCCACCGGTGACGACACCGGCGCGGTCAGCTCCGCGCTTCAGAAGAAGATCGACGCCCTGAAGCTCCCGGACGGCGCCACCGCCACCATCGGCGGTGTCTCCGAGGACCAGAGCGACTCGTTCAAGAAGCTCGGCCTGGCCATGCTGGCGGCGATCGCGATCGTCTTCATGCTGCTGGTGGCGACCTTCCGGTCCCTCATCCAGCCGCTGATCCTGCTGGTCTCCGTCCCGTTCGCGGCAACCGGAGCGATCGGCCTGCTGGTCATCACCGGCACCCCGATGGGCATCCCCGCGATGATCGGCATGCTGATGCTGATCGGCATCGTGGTGACCAACGCGATCGTGCTGATCGACCTGATCAACCAGTACCGGGCCCAGGGCATGGGCGTCGTCGAAGCAGTCGTCGAGGGCGGCCGTCACCGGCTCCGCCCGATCCTGATGACCGCACTCGCGACGATCTTCGCCCTGCTCCCGATGGCGCTCGGCGTCACCGGCGAGGGCGGCTTCATCTCGCAGCCGCTCGCGGTGGTCGTGATCGGCGGCCTGGTCACCTCGACGCTGCTCACGCTGCTCCTGGTGCCGACCCTCTACTCGATGGTGGAGCTCCGCAAGGAGCGCCGCGCGAAGAAGAAGGCGCTGAAGCGGGCGAAGAAGGCGGGCGTTCCGGCCCCGTCCGAGTCCGCCGAGTCGGACGAGACGCGCACGGCGGAGCCGTCGGGCGTGTAG